A stretch of the Notamacropus eugenii isolate mMacEug1 chromosome 2, mMacEug1.pri_v2, whole genome shotgun sequence genome encodes the following:
- the LOC140529406 gene encoding large ribosomal subunit protein uL23-like: protein MALKAKKEAIVPPKTEAKSKALKAKKVVLKGVHSHKKKKIQTSPTFWRPKTLRLRRQPKYPQKSAPWGNKLDHYAIIKFPLTTESAMKKIEDNNTVVFIVDVKANKHQIKQAVKKLYDINVAKVNTLIQPDAEKKAYVWLAPDYDALNAANKIGII, encoded by the coding sequence ATGGCGCTGAAGGCAAAGAAGGAAGCCATTGTCCCCcccaagacagaagccaagtccaaggccttgaaggccaagaaggtggtgttgaagggtgtccatagccacaaaaagaaaaagatccaaACATCCCCCACCTTCTGGAGACCCAAGACACTAAGACTAAGAAGGCAGCCCAAATACCCTCAGAAAAGTGCCCCTTGGGGAAACAAGCTTGATCACTATGCCATCATTAAGTTTCCCTTGACCACTGAGTCTGCTATGAAGAAGATCGAGGACAACAATACCGTAGTTTTCATTGTGGATGTCAAGGCCAACAAGCATCAGATAAAGCAGGCAGTAAAGAAGCTATATGACATCAATGTGGCCAAGGTCAACACATTGATCCAGCCTGATGCAGAGAAGAAAGCTTATGTTTGGCTTGCTCCAGACTATGATGCTTTGAATGCTgccaacaaaattggaatcatctAA